One Anolis carolinensis isolate JA03-04 chromosome 4, rAnoCar3.1.pri, whole genome shotgun sequence DNA window includes the following coding sequences:
- the gpr25 gene encoding probable G-protein coupled receptor 25, translating to MEAAQLATTSAMTENWSSNFEAYPIDYDGLDSMNICHLELPFAYIFIPILYFLSFLIGFFGNLFVILLMARKQGSKRLVDTFVLNLAIADLIFVFTLPFWALSAALDGWLFSEGLCKLSSYTISVNRCSSILFLTGMSMERFLVMTKRWDAKSIGTRKNAITSCGCIWAISLLLGIPSLVYRNLTFKGDSKYSCQGDPPATFSVVMLSLTFLLPLGVILFCYCSIFSKLRSHARLGKRRNNALKIIFTIIGAFVCSWLPFNTFKMIFTMTQNIELSCQALRTLFGGLTITACLAFVNSCINPVIYVFMDQHFRRQVLMYFPGFCKAKGNMQASSMSFSSTESSVLFGSRKKLPPATSVQI from the coding sequence ATGGAAGCTGCTCAGTTGGCAACTACATCAGCAATGACAGAAAACTGGAGCAGCAACTTTGAAGCATACCCCATTGATTATGATGGATTAGATTCAATGAATATCTGCCACCTGGAACTGCCATTTGCTTACATCTTTATCCCCATTCTCTATTTCCTCAGTTTTCTTATTGGTTTCTTTGGGAACCTATTTGTGATCCTACTGATGGCACGAAAACAAGGCAGCAAAAGGCTTGTGGATACCTTCGTTCTCAATCTGGCCATAGCTGACCTGATCTTTGTATTTACTTTGCCTTTCTGGGCTTTGTCAGCAGCTCTTGATGGCTGGCTCTTTAGTGAAGGACTATGCAAGCTGAGCAGCTATACCATCTCTGTCAACCGCTGCTCAAGTATCTTGTTCCTGACTGGCATGAGCATGGAACGCTTCCTTGTGATGACCAAGCGTTGGGATGCCAAGTCCATTGGAACCAGGAAGAATGCCATCACGAGCTGTGGATGCATCTGGGCAATCTCACTACTGCTAGGAATACCATCACTGGTCTACAGAAACCTGACCTTCAAGGGAGACAGCAAATATTCATGCCAGGGTGACCCCCCTGCCACCTTCAGTGTGGTCATGCTCAGCTTAACCTTCCTGTTGCCTTTGGGAGTCATCTTGTTCTGCTATTGCTCTATCTTCTCCAAACTTCGGAGCCATGCCAGACTAGGCAAAAGAAGAAACAACGCCCTTAAAATCATCTTTACCATCATTGGGGCATTTGTCTGTTCTTGGCTGCCTTTCAACACCTTCAAGATGATCTTCACTATGACTCAGAACATTGAGCTCTCTTGCCAGGCCCTGAGAACTCTCTTCGGGGGACTCACCATCACCGCTTGCCTGGCTTTCGTAAACAGCTGTATCAACCCTGTCATCTATGTCTTTATGGATCAGCACTTTCGACGGCAGGTCCTGATGTATTTCCCTGGATTTTGCAAAGCAAAGGGAAATATGCAAGCCTCCAGCATGTCCTTTTCATCTACAGAATcaagtgttttgtttggcagcagGAAAAAGCTCCCACCCGCCACATCTGTTCAGATATGA